Below is a genomic region from Carassius auratus strain Wakin unplaced genomic scaffold, ASM336829v1 scaf_tig00217658, whole genome shotgun sequence.
gtttttctgtgatgtattgcactattaaaaaaaaaaaaaaaaaaaaaaaaaaaacaaaaaaaaaaaaaatatatatatatatatatatatatatatatatatatttcttttttttatagtatatatatattgattggaATTATTCATTAAAGATTAGCATGATAAAAAAGgctataaaatacaaatactttaAAAGCTGAAAAATTCCTTTTTTAATTTGGGACTTTGAGAATTGTTTGAGAATGAATCATCCCTTTAGGGCTGAGCAATTTGGGGAAAActtgttataaaatgttataaatttaaTATAGTCAATTTAGTGAGAGAGAAGAAAAGATCTATTCTGTCTTCATTGGAATTTAATAGTCCCCATTACCACTGTCTTTGACCCATGCAATTTgaccataaaatatatatatttttttatgtgattattttttacattttgtaaaactATATTGCAATAATACTACTGTACTATACaataaattgaatatttaataaaagtattacaaatattttaatagtacgctgtaaaattacaatactataaTTTGTGtgaatttcttcattttcaaatctTAATCTGTCAAACTTTCAAAGACAAGtagaaaataagaatataaacAAATTTACTGCCAATCATAAAAAATTAGACcaatatatatacgtttttttttcttttttctcaagaCATTTGTAATAAATTCTCTGTGGGCATCTGTGGGGGACGTACCGTGCCTGTGCTGCCCAGGGTTAGATGGCTGAGCTGCTGTGTGAGAGGCCCTAGTATGGCAGTGGGCTGAAGGGTCATGGTGTGGTCCATTGTGGGCGTGAGGACTGTACCCTGCGtccaaaagagaaagaaagttatacaggCAGAGGTGCTTTAGGAAATAGAGCAGCACTTTAACTGCAACTTACTGTGGGCTGCATGAGGTATGACTGGTGATGTATCCAGGAGGGATTGTGTACCTGATATTAAAAGGAGACACATTTTAATCTCAGATTTGGGTCATTATTCTTTATAATTCAGACCTATAACAATTTAGACCTAATAAGCTAGGGAGTATGTAAAGTCTTTTCTGTAAACAACAACTCAGATTCCTAATATATAATGACTGTAGAGCTTCAAAAGACTAGAGCATGATAAATCATGAGTCGTGAAGAGTAATATGGCTTTTGCTAAACAAATGGCTCCTCCAAACCTGGTAGGTGGATACAGGTGAGTGCATGTAGGGAGAGATGGGAGTCTGAGCAATAATTCTGTTAGGAGCAATGCTGTAGGAAGGAGAGTAAAACCTGCAGGGGGCGAcaaacacatctttttttttaagagcatttcttttaaagaacatttttaaagagCTGTTGCCATGGAGTGTCATAATTAAAAGCACAAATTACAAAATTTATTGAGTAATAATTTCTGAACCCACCCATTTTGTAATGCCGGAGTAGGGTCATATGTTAGCGTCATCccgccctgtgtgtgtgtgagaatgagagagagagagagacattgaaATTCAGACTTGGACCAGAGAATAATTAAAATCTATgtgaaaaaagaagagaaaagcagCTCTCTTACAGTCTCGCCCTCTCTCGGCCACTGCCGCCCATTCTGGAGATATTTCCCCTGATTCTGACGTTTCTTCTGTCCCCCATCCGCAAATTTACACAGCAAGGGTTCTGTAGGCACTTAATGAAAACATAGCTCTCATTCGTTACCTGTCATAACCATCTTGTCAGCACAAAACTCAATCCAAAAACGTAGTACCTGCCACTCCAGGAGGAGTCTTGATGTATTTGCCATTGAAATGTTGAATGATGGCCTCACACTTTTCAGTCGATTCCATCCTAACATAGAGTAATtgcaaatgcattattaatgGAATATTAATGATGATAATGTCATGTGATACGTATGAGAGCTGGTCAGGCGCACCTGGCGAAACCAACTCCACGACTGGTGCCGTTTGCATCACGTAAGATGCGTGTGGAGATGACCTGGCTGAAGGGTTTGAGCATGCTCTCTAACTCCTGCTCGTCCATAGACAGAGGCAGATTAGAGATGTACAGATTGGTGGGGTCCTGCTCTTGTTGCTGTAGAGGTAAtcaagaagagagaaagaaatgtggGAAAGATTGAACAGGAAATCATCTCTAAGAAATATTGTAAACTACAACTATTAACAGTAACTTTTACCTTTTGCTGCATTTATACAATGCAGTGTCATTGCTGCTAAAGAACCCAGTAAGCATGATTAGTCAAAATggtacaaaaagttttttttttaggttgagaGACTGGTTatttgttacaaacataattcCTGTAGGTTGATATCCTCAATGCCCTGCTGTGTACCTGAAGGACTGATCAGCCTTATATGCTCAATAAGTTTAGGATGATGGGTTGGTGAGGTTAGGGCCTTGTCAGGCATAAAGCAAAGCATCATCAAACTCTGAGCACTTTATGAAGAGTTATGTCACCTCCTTTCCATGTCCCTTCCTGGGTTTTGTTAAAATCGGCTTAATGCCACTAGGGGTGACCCCGAACATGACAAgcaacaatgcagaatattaataactatgactgggactgtcaaatgagaacaccattataataaaatgctgtgaatttttagagtttagctgccATGTTTCTGCATCCGGGCCCTTTTTGCAGATAACCTATAAGTCGTAATTACTGTATGACTATCGAATGcctgacttgactcaatgtattttgccccgaCCCCAAAATTATGATTCAACTATCAGCAATCCTTATCTTTAGTCGGGGACACCACTAAATGGCACATATGACAAATACTACATGCAAATATTAAGTTGGAAATGACCTTAATATTCTTGTAACGATACATTCCACCTTAAAAATATACTGGAAATCAAAAGGAAGATAGTGAAGGAGTTTACAGGTAGGACAAACTGCTGCGCCAGCAGCCATGTGCATGGATGCACTTGTTTGAGATCGGAGAGATAATACCAGTTCTGCTTCTGCCAAATCCTGCATGAGTTCAACTATGAAATATGGATCTTGTTAAAAGttgtttcttttccaaaaaaaaaaaataataataataattcgttatgattatgattgttttattatgattttaaaatacaatttttctatttcaacatattttaaaatgtaatttattcctgtgatgattcCAGTCTACAGTGTACTGatttcgttattattattatcaatgttaaaaactgtgTGATACAGTTTTTCCAGATTCTTCAATGAATATGAACGATTTCATGCatctaatgatttctgaaggatcatgtgacactgaagactggagtaatgatgctgaaaattcagctttgctaccacaggaataaattacatttcaaaatatattaaaataaaaaaatagttacttcataatgatatttcacaatattactgattttacataatgttttattaaataaatgcagccttgatgagcatgagagacaaaacattaaaaactctttTTATCTCCATATTTTATTATAGCCATATTTATCTCTAACCTTTGCATAATTATGCATTATGAGTTTTAGATATCAACAGGTTTTTTAGTAAAAAGTGTCAAAACGATTGTTTTCAAGGCCAGTACTGAGTCAGCTCATTACCATATAAACACCTAATTAGCTTCATTTGAAGCTGCAGGCATGACAGCAAATATGCATACAGTACAAAGTGACACCATTCTAACCTCAAATTAACACATACACAAAACATGTGCTTGCATGTCTTCTACAGATTACCCACTTCCTGCGTGAGCTGGAGCTTTTATCTTAGGATCTCAAAACCCCTTAATCATATTATGCGActcaaaataattttgttcattatCACTGAAGCAAGAGTTGTGTGTTATTGTCTAAACAAATCAGAAACACAGTAAAGATAGCTGCAAGATAGCAAACCTCCAATTCACCCGCTGCTGATTTGCATATTCATTGCTTTGGTGTGCAGATGAGATTAAAATGTGAACTGTAAATGTATTACCAGTTCATCTCACCACCATGAATAATTAATGTATAATTGCAGTGACCTGCGATGAAGGTGATTTTTGTACTGATCTAATCCTGCTGTGAGACGAGTGCAATGTTCCACAGAGTGAATGGGAGGAGAAAAATCCACTGCCATTGTCTCAACAGACTCTTAAATAGGTCAGGTCACTGAAAGACTCTAAAACGGCTGTAATTAAGACGGGTGCTTGGTGATGTTCTTGTGTGAAGAGGTTGCCCTTTCACACTGTTCTACAGATTTAAATAGGTGATCCTTTCAAGAATATGTTTAGGTCACATTTTACaccaaaattaaaatagaaataactaTATTTGGTAAGGAGACTAAACTCTGTTTTTTGTTGCATAGTGTATCGTgataatttttttgcataattaagCACACCCTCCCTCATttcttattacaataaaaaatatcaatGTTATTACTGTaatggaaagaaattaatatataaagtaaCATGCTAATTCTGTAGTCCCTTTAATTTatgatgttttaaataaaaaacttgaaaaaagctactgaccatttttaaaaatgtaatatatatatatatatatatatatatatatatatatatatatatatatatatatatatatatatatatatatatatatatatatatatatatatatatgttcttaatttttttatggtaattatatatatatatatatatatatatatatatatatatatatatatatatatatatatatatatatatatatatacagtatttttttaatgatacttATTTACACAGTATAATGGCGATTATGAATGTATTTTGTGACATTAACTGCATTTCAGTAATGATAATTGTTCAATCGAATACATTTGTTGTCattgaaatataaacatatataaaatataaataaataaaatgtgtactcaaaataattcttaataaaaataaaatgttgtctttatacagagttctggcatgaaactctgatGGAGAAGTCCGATAGGTCTGACGTAATCTGACGTattgacatcattatcacatgacaCAGCTGATTAGTTCTCTCCTAAATTGGTAGCCAGTGAgctcgctgctcaacattcaagtATATGGCTAGAGCTTGCCGTAGCAGTGCAGTTTGCTTCATAAACCCTTcaacttccccagctccacctgtatagatctgctatgagtTGATTTATGTATGCTATGGTGTTAtttaatgcatgttatatttacaGCAGCAATATTcgtacatgctcacagcagcatgttgtggatatATTGGTGGTAGAAAGTCTCAGTACTCgctctgcagcagcagcagcagcagcagcagcagcgtagcagatctattctgccaaAACCAGATACATTAACATTATCATGTACATTACAATGCCAATCCCTCTGAGAGTTGTCAagacagaaatgtatttattttgctgcGAAATATGATctggacattttttttcttgagatTCAGATGTTCtacaataactaaataataagaTTCCTTAAAAAGATGTGAAATCAGTGAGAAGGCTGTGTGAGTGGTTGGCCAGGGTAGGAGCACAGCTGGCCTGCAGGGCCACGATCCTGTACAGAGGGTGTGCAGCACTACCAGCCAAGCTGCTCAGACAGTGACTCAGCCACGGGTGAGAGGAAGAACACACAACCTCTTTGTAGAGCTGGAGCACCACGCAGGAGCAGAAACAGGACAAATACTCCTCAAGCACTTACTCTGAACTGCTCTCAGTGGCAGACCTGCATGAGCCTAATGGGGACACCAGCTCCATTTTCATGGCTTAACACCCACAGACAGGCCAAGTGTGTTAAAGTGTGGAATCATGCCGTCCTACACTAAAGTGATTTatcggcatatatatatatatatatatatatatatatatatatatatatatataaaaaataaaactttcaaatgaTACAAAAggtttgaattttaaataaatgttcttcttttgaactttgaaataataaaacaatcctgaaacatggtttccacaacaaatatgtgaccctggaccacaaaaccagtctttttcaaaattgagattgagacatcatatgaaagctgaattaatgatctttcaattgatgtatggtttattaggatcagacaatattttgcCGGGTTTTTTGAGGGTaccaaaaaaaatctgaatcctgagaaaatcaccttgtccaaattaattcttagccaTGTATATTACTaaccaaaattaagttttgatatatttatgctaGGAAATTTACAATATCttcaacatgatctttacttaatatccttatgatttttggcattaaaaaagaaaaatctattttgtggtccagggtcacatattaaaaGCAACTGCATTCAGCatttataataagaagaaatttTTCTTAAATTGTGGTTGCTCACTAGCCCaagtttgttttatattctaGTCCCTAGATAAGGCTTAATTCCTTTCAGTCTAAATTCATGGATGTTTTCAGAAATGTTATCGTCTTATCAGTCAGAATTCTTAAGTCTTTAATGGAAAGTATAATAGCATATATTTCCTCAACAGTCTGCATGATTTGAAGCATCATTCATGTCCATAGCATAAACCTTGCTGGATGAAATTTGCAACAGTTGAATACTTTGTTCAAATCCCAATAAGTGTGAGCCAtagtaataatagtgatgctcGTGTTTGGAATTCGTTTAAAGCTGTTTCAAAGTGCCATAAAAGGTTTACAGCAATAAGGAAAGAGTTAGGAAACAGGGTGTTTAGTTCCACTGTCTCTTACCTTTGCCATCTGAGCCTGAACTCCACTGGCCTTTAGCGCCGTCATCGCTTTCTGTGCAGAGGCCGAGCTGTCGAAATCCACAAAGCCAtagcctgaacacacacacacacacacacacacacacacacacacacaaacacaggatcAGTGATCACTGCTTAGAGTTTAGTTGTTAAGCCAATAGCGTTCCCTATCACTCCTCTGCACCTTAGCTCACATTGGTTATCTGTCTGCCCCACATGAGAAAAGAGCTATTAGACAGAGTTAACtatacactctctctttctctctctctctctctcttacacacacacacacacacacacatacactaacgTAATACTATTGGTCCACTTGACAGATGTAGGGTTACCAGTCTCATACCTGTTACATCAGCACACAATTGCTATAGAGATCAAAtctatgaagtatatttaaagagTGATCTTGAGTTAAAAGGAACAGTTCTTTCAAAATGTCTTtcaaaacatgtatgactttctttcttacgTGGAACGCGAAGACAGGTGTTTAGAAAAAAAGTCCAAGATGTTCTTCTAAATACAAAAATGGCCATTGCAGTAATGTGAATTTTAATtggaaaatcattttatttttatttttcatttggtaaggattttattatgttttaaaataaagattaatatttaatattaacgtaaaacaatatgaaataaaataggataatttaattcatacttatacaattaatatttaatataaaaaataaagtactgttttattgaaatgttcaAACTCAGATGTTTtgtttatgaataattaattttcattaaaacagtattACTATCTCcaacaaagtaataataaaataataattttgaaatggttttaaaaaggagatgtttagaagaatatccaagctgctcttttcccttCAATAAATGTGAATGGTGACCACAGCTTTCAAGGAAGATTTTCTGTAAGTGTTGATTAAATTTCAGTAATCTtgttacacaaaaatatatttttcagagGCCGTTtacaggtttttgttttttttgagagtTTGACGGCTCTCATGTCAAGTAACAGAACATCTCATTATGCAAAGTTTCTCTTTTTGTGAACAAAAATCATGCAGGATTGTAACAACATGAGAGAgttctttcatttttgggtgaactattcctttaaagatgaAATTATACAGTACATCTTACCTTTACATTTGTTGGTGGTCTTGTCCAGAATGGCCTTCGTAGACACTATTTTTCCATAGCTGTGCAatacaaaacaagaacaaaaagaaaCATTTGGTTTAGGTGAATGGATAAACACCTTAAACAGCCTTTTAacagcttaataataataataataataataaattcatccAAAATCATAAGACTTGCTGATGTGTATCTGGTATTTTATAAGGTCAAATGCAGTTTGGAAGAGCCAAATAAATATAAGCCGATAACAAAAAACCCATAAATGCAGGGTACCGGCGCCACTCAATTCACAATGTGCTGCTTAAAATGAGCCCCCATATACAgaaataatttgcattaaatCTTCATGAGGGTGCCAGAGTGGTGGAGAAGCCCTGATCAAATGGTAATGCTCTTTGAATAATGGATTCCATGCCATGTTCATGCTGCTTTGCATATCGTGGGAAAAGGCATTTGCGCAGTATGATACAGGTAAATAGCTGTAGGTTTGTGTACACGTCTGTGGATTACTAGAGGCTTGTGGGTGTTTGAGGGATGGGGAGGGGAATGGGGGGAGGTGTTCTCTCTCCAGGCATGTGCTTGTGTGTAACCTGAGAGTTCTCCTTGTCTGCCCTGCACAGCTCTGGCTAAGATCCACAACAATCAACCTGCAATGCCCTCCACTGCACTCATCTGGGTCCTACTGCCTGCGCTGAACCTCACGCTGATGTTCATGACTGAACTAAATGTGTATAATGTACTTGTCGTATAAAGGAAAGAATTATGGGAAAGTGGCAGGAGtagtttcagttttttatttattatttgaatgaaaGGGTCATTCATGTTGGACATAGAATGAACAAAACACAGGTGTTTTGACACAAGCTTTTAAAAGGTTTGATTTTTGCAAGGCTTCTTTAATCATTAAATTTCTGTCTagcatatgttttatatatatatatatatatacacacacacatatatacagcaCACATGGCACAtgatatattaatacataatacCATGAACCAACAATATGTCACATTATGAACGTGACACAGATGGAATAAACAATTTGATTAGTGATGCACCAAAGTTTAGGCAACCAGAAATATTCAGCcaaaacagcaaacaaataacAATCACTTTTTTCAGCTGAAATCattgacattttttaatagttttgaatTTCACAAGACATCTTCTATCATTAAATCGAATGTCAAGCAaatgttttcatgtatttattgttttaaaaagcataaatgGATGTAAATGCCAACCTAATGCACTGCCAAACTAGTTTATTgtacaaatgttaaaataatggcAGTTAGTCATGTGTGAGATCCAACCAAAAGTCATGGCCAAACAAGCACTATGAGATGGCATTTAGCATTGTTTTAGCATTGGTAGGGCAGTTAGCACTAAAATTAGTGTCAAGGAACGGCTTTACTTCTATAATGCTTCAGTGACTCTGATTCATTCAGCAACAAAACACAATGAACCATTCAAAacaatgattcattcaggaaccaaACAAGTGACTATTTTCATAAGGGAGTCaacaaatcattcactcaactgatttggTCAGAAACACTTAATCATTAAGGAATGGCACTAATGTGTGTCAGAGCcacatttattttgctttggtTCCATTTGGAACTATTTTCACTGGCAGGTTAAAAACAGACAAAGTAACTGGCaatactgtttaaaatgtaagttactcagTTTTCATTTCTTGTATATTGaagaaatatcaaatatcaatatCTGCACAGCTGATATTCAGAACAACAGCACTCTTGCTCATGATAATGCTTAAATATATCAGAAATATAAATGTAGCTATTGTTTTATCACTGTTCTGCCCTTGTTTGTCTTTCCCTTTCCCCCTGGGCTCAGAGTTTCCTGTAGGGCTGGGCAGCCTCATCTCAGCCGTTTCTTCCAGAGAGTGCCTCGGTCTCCAGTACTACACTTCTCAAATCTGTTCACCATCTTAAATATATGAGTAGTTTGTCCTAAAATGGAATATATACTTCTAGAAGGCttaagaaaaatacataatatttttattggccaaacaacttacatcaaactggtaattaaaaatgttatgttgttcACTTttgctttggaaatgtaatataaaaataaaaaagaaagaaagatgtaaTTGTCTCATGATAGGCTAAGCTAAGacattacatttgaaattagtgttctttcagtattatttatataatattatagactttattcatattttgaattagcttttatttttatatttccattttaaatttagtttaagcTTTAAAAATTAAGCACTTTTTTTGACATCTACGTGGGagaaactgaagccaaaatcttTTGTCAAACACTTTCATCAACCATAGCATACTTTTATCAACCCTAAAAGGAAGTGAAGTGCGGACAGGGAAAGAGTCAAAGAGGGGGAACCATCATGCCTAGGTGTTGGAAACATTGCAGTTGGTTAACAAAAAGGAGTTGAATTTATGTCATTACATTCCACCAAAACGTCTTCTAACATGAAAGCACAGATCTTATGATGACAAAGCGATATGAGATTTATTTCAAAAGATGAATTCTCTATGTACCTACATAGGGCTGCAACAAATGATCATTTTGGTAACATCTATTATTGGAAAGATTGATCGATTAATCATCAATTATATTGCGGATTAATCAGTAGACATTTTTGCAATTCTTAAAATATTGAGCTATACATAtactaacaaataaatgtaggtaATCACTTCAGCTTTCGAAagtcattatttaattaaagttatataattaatttatacaaataaatattctgGCCCACAAAATTAGATGGCAGAGAAACTCTTATTCACCATTTAATTAGCTATATGAGAAAGTAGCTAAATGTCATTGTTGTCACAGTCATGGACTTTCTGTTCCTTTTGTTATCCCTATTTGGTCCTGCtgaagaggatatctccagccccactcctgaaccagagaccagccagctgTCATCCCGCTGCACGGAGCTAAAGCCAGAGCCCAccacagccgcagagcccgagccggCCACAATAAGGAAGACAATCATTGTTCCGGAGCTAggactcgagagcgcgactgaccaggtgtgtgagccggcggAGATCACTGGTGGAGATCGAAGGCGTGGAGGAAAAGCCctcccacactcctgcgactgagggtgagctgcaatTGGTTTCTGGAAATTATATGGAGGAATTAATAGACATTTTTCAAATGGACCTTATAGACTGGTTTGGGGAGGTAATTCCTAATTCTCCTGTCTCtccactggttccacccagcctTTATTTAGTTAAGTAGTCATCTAAAGtgttctatagatatatttatcatgtctgtgtgGCATGTATTCTTtgagtttcagtttatttttgtgaaggcgagacggcagaaagcgcatcatgtatgttttctttattttataaaagcacaatattttattgatattgtcagtgcacacaaataaaagtacatCCTTTACAGTTCctaatgatgtattactcttacctttattaGCAAAAATGATGGCGCATCCAGTCCCCTGAGAAATATGCAAGTAATCGTGCTGGCGCCTTTATGTCCTGCAAAGCACGCTCTTGCATTCTCtgcacaaactattggatatagcgcacatttatctagttttaacatttaaacattattatatgcttgaactgttttatatagaTAGATTTTATTTAAGGCAAGTCGTAATGATTTGAAAAGGCTAAATTAATCAAACATAGGCTCACTGTCTGCCGCTGAACGCTTGGTCGTTACTGTAAAAAAccaaaacgtattattattattgggaaaCACTGCAATAGGTCATATGAGATCAAACTACTActcgacaacaaaaatatttgttgacaattttttttattgtcaatgttgTCAATAATGACAACTAATCGTTTCACCCCTATACCTATAAAAACACATGGAATGAGAACCAATACCAAGATGAAGAATGAGCACCCCTCAGGCGTTGCACCAAAAAGTTAGAAAGtatcaaaaacatttcatgaataGAAATGTGTGATTTACACAAAGTCTACTAGATCAAGATGCTGAATTGGCTTATTTAAAACCACTTCATGTTGAAATGATTGCGAAAGATCTGCCAGCAGTGCATTTCTAACCTCCTCATAAAGGGTCAAATCAGGACGCTCAGAGTCTGAGAttttctctcccacacacaccttctgtttttaaatgcattttctgctcTTTTTATACATCTGAGTTCCTCACCAACTACTGATTCTGAACCTGACCTCACTTGCCTCCACCACTAATactaaattaaagctgcagtaggtaacttttgtaaaaatatatttttttacatatttgttaaacctgtcattatgtcctgacagtagaatatgagacagataatctgtgaaaaaaaatcaagctcctctggctcctcccagttgtcctattgccatttgcagaaatacatcgctcccgttaagaaacaaccaatcagagctgcggtccgtaactttgtttgtgttcaaaatgtagaaaaatgtacataataagcgagtacacaatgaatccattttccaaaccatgtttttagcttgtcctgaatcactagggtgcacctatagtaagtgtttatattcgtactattttagattgcttcgggggtaccacggcggagtaacccagtatctttgtgattcttcatagacaaaaacagagagaagtagttccggctacgatgttcttccgcaagacgcaagcagttctgtttattaacctctagagcgtcaaaagttaccaactgcagctttaacttcCATATGAAACAGGGATTGTTAAAGGACACTTACGGTTGACAGAGTTTAATTAGGTCTTGGTCAGTGGTTCCTGGATGGAGACCACGGATGTACAAGTTGGTTTTGCTCAGCTGGTCCCCACCACTGTTGCTTCCATTActgctggtggtggtgttggGACTGGGCAGTGCCATCTGCTGGGTGGAGGATGCATACGCCTGCTGTGAAAACAGATAAGACAAGAGACAATAAAACGCTATTAGATTAAAATTCCAAAATGCTTTCCTTTAAAATTTGCCATTATTTTTGCATTAGAGGGTATTGTGCTGaccattaataaaaacattgaaatattgaAATGATGCTATAATAACAGGCATATTTCCAAACATAATTAAccttaaaattctgtaattattactaaattactaaaaattatgtaatttaaaaccCCATATGTTGTTATTTTCCATGGAAAACAAATGGAGATTTCCATGCAACAATAGTTCACAGTGACAAAAAAGTATTATTGATGCCATGCAAAAGCTTTGTGtgaaaaactgaacaaaatgtaatttattattctcTGTTAATTTCCCTTCAGTGAACTCAGAAGTCATGTTGACTGGATCACTGAATCAGTGAGTTGAACTGTAGAATCAGATCAGTCTGATTCACAAACTGGTTCAATCAGTTCATTAAAAGTAACCGTCTGTGTCCAAAATCACATACTTTCTTAGTAGGTActttttttgaataattttttttaaaagtttattcaaaaatttgaataaactttgtaacatttttactcatgttttcattattatgtgACCTACCAGCATTAGTTGTGTCGATTCTCTGCCATTAACTCATTCTTGTCCTGTAGCATCATGGGACAGTAAAGTGTCCATCTGATGCACACTTTGCT
It encodes:
- the LOC113101888 gene encoding RNA-binding motif, single-stranded-interacting protein 2-like → MALPSPNTTTSSNGSNSGGDQLSKTNLYIRGLHPGTTDQDLIKLCQPYGKIVSTKAILDKTTNKCKGYGFVDFDSSASAQKAMTALKASGVQAQMAKQQEQDPTNLYISNLPLSMDEQELESMLKPFSQVISTRILRDANGTSRGVGFARMESTEKCEAIIQHFNGKYIKTPPGVAVPTEPLLCKFADGGQKKRQNQGKYLQNGRQWPREGETGGMTLTYDPTPALQNGFYSPSYSIAPNRIIAQTPISPYMHSPVSTYQVHNPSWIHHQSYLMQPTGTVLTPTMDHTMTLQPTAILGPLTQQLSHLTLGSTGTYMPANAAMQGTYIPQYAQVPPSSIIAEENSVQQQQVAIETPTDHTTYSYQHGK